In the Clostridium sporogenes genome, one interval contains:
- a CDS encoding MetQ/NlpA family ABC transporter substrate-binding protein, which yields MKKKVLSIAIATTLILGLVALTGCGSSKEEAKEKKTIVVGATPEPHAEILKKVKPILEKKGYTLEIKEFTDYITPNTALQDGEIDANFYQHIPYLEEFNKEKKTDLSYTVKVHLEPMGVYSKTIKDLKELKNGATIAVPSDPTNESRALRLLEKEGIIKLKEGELVSKLDITENPKNIKVEELDAAQLPRTLGDVEAAVINTNYAVSANLNPLKDALAIEPKDSPYANVIVVKTENKNAEYIKALNEAITSQEIKKYIEEQYKGAIIPSF from the coding sequence ATGAAAAAGAAAGTATTATCTATTGCTATAGCAACAACTTTAATTTTAGGATTAGTAGCATTAACAGGGTGTGGAAGTAGTAAAGAAGAGGCAAAAGAAAAGAAAACAATTGTAGTTGGAGCAACGCCGGAACCTCATGCAGAAATTTTAAAAAAAGTTAAACCTATTTTAGAGAAAAAAGGATACACTTTAGAAATAAAAGAATTTACTGATTACATTACTCCAAATACTGCATTGCAAGATGGAGAAATAGATGCTAACTTTTATCAGCATATACCATATTTAGAGGAGTTTAATAAAGAGAAGAAAACTGATTTATCATACACAGTTAAAGTTCATTTAGAACCTATGGGTGTATATTCTAAAACTATAAAAGATTTAAAAGAGTTAAAAAATGGAGCTACTATAGCAGTACCAAGTGATCCAACTAATGAATCAAGAGCATTAAGATTATTAGAAAAAGAAGGTATTATTAAACTAAAAGAAGGAGAACTTGTATCAAAGTTAGATATTACTGAAAACCCTAAAAATATAAAAGTAGAAGAATTAGATGCAGCTCAACTTCCAAGAACCTTAGGTGATGTAGAGGCAGCAGTTATAAATACTAATTATGCTGTTTCAGCGAATTTAAATCCATTAAAGGATGCTCTTGCTATTGAACCAAAAGATTCACCATATGCTAATGTTATTGTAGTTAAGACTGAAAACAAAAATGCAGAGTATATAAAAGCTTTAAATGAGGCTATTACTTCACAAGAAATAAAAAAATATATTGAAGAACAATATAAAGGAGCTATAATTCCATCTTTTTAA
- a CDS encoding MetQ/NlpA family ABC transporter substrate-binding protein — protein MNKKRLLAAVLSIGLTLGVVGCSSKESKETSTDKKTIVVGATPVPAGEILKAAKPVLEKKGYKLEIKEFTDYVTPNTALNDGEIDANFFQHIPYLDKFNEEKKTELEPTAKIFIAPIALYSKKIKNVNELKNGATIAVPNDPTNETRALKLLEKSGIIKLKEGDSLTKTDIIENKKNLNIEEIDAPQVPRVLNDIDAAIINTNYAIEAKLNPTKDSILIEDKDSPYVNIIAVRKEDKDKAYIKALSEALTSKEVKDYINKKYQGVLIPTF, from the coding sequence ATGAATAAAAAAAGATTATTAGCAGCAGTATTATCAATTGGTTTGACATTAGGGGTGGTAGGATGCTCTTCAAAAGAGAGTAAAGAAACATCTACAGATAAAAAGACTATTGTAGTTGGTGCAACTCCAGTACCAGCAGGGGAAATTTTAAAAGCAGCTAAGCCTGTGTTAGAGAAAAAGGGCTATAAATTAGAGATAAAAGAATTTACTGATTATGTTACTCCAAATACTGCATTAAATGATGGGGAAATAGATGCAAATTTTTTTCAGCATATACCCTATTTAGATAAATTTAATGAAGAAAAGAAAACCGAGTTAGAGCCTACAGCAAAGATTTTTATAGCTCCTATAGCACTATATTCTAAAAAAATAAAAAATGTAAATGAATTAAAAAATGGAGCTACTATTGCAGTTCCTAATGATCCAACTAATGAAACAAGGGCTTTAAAATTACTAGAAAAATCAGGAATTATAAAACTTAAAGAAGGAGATTCATTAACTAAGACAGATATAATTGAAAATAAAAAGAATTTAAATATAGAGGAAATAGATGCTCCACAAGTACCTAGGGTATTAAATGATATAGACGCTGCTATAATAAATACAAATTATGCTATAGAAGCAAAGCTAAACCCTACAAAAGATTCTATATTAATTGAGGATAAGGATTCTCCTTATGTAAATATAATAGCTGTTAGAAAAGAAGACAAGGATAAAGCCTATATAAAAGCACTTTCAGAAGCTTTAACATCTAAAGAAGTAAAAGACTATATAAATAAAAAATATCAAGGGGTTTTAATTCCAACATTTTAG
- a CDS encoding ABC transporter permease → MLQDILFKALKETLYMVCVSTFLSVLLAFIPSIILIITDEKGLRPNKVIYKSLDFIVNLLRSFPFIILMVAILPFTKIVAGKTIGTTAAIVPLTIAAIPFATRVLESAMKEVDEGVIEAAKSLGASDLQIIFKVIIKEAMPSMIVAITLTIISVVGCSAMAGAIGGGGLGDVAIKHGYYRFKTDIMIYTIIILIILVQVIQSLGNTFYRKFNK, encoded by the coding sequence ATGTTGCAAGATATATTATTTAAGGCTTTAAAAGAAACTTTATATATGGTTTGTGTATCTACTTTTTTATCTGTATTGTTAGCATTTATACCATCTATAATTCTTATAATTACAGATGAAAAGGGGCTAAGACCTAACAAAGTAATATATAAATCTTTGGACTTTATTGTTAATTTATTAAGATCATTTCCTTTTATAATTCTTATGGTGGCAATACTTCCATTTACAAAGATTGTAGCAGGGAAAACCATTGGGACTACGGCGGCAATAGTACCGCTAACAATAGCTGCAATACCTTTTGCCACTAGAGTTTTAGAATCTGCAATGAAGGAAGTAGATGAAGGAGTAATTGAAGCAGCTAAATCTTTGGGAGCTAGTGATCTTCAGATAATATTCAAAGTAATAATAAAAGAAGCTATGCCTTCTATGATTGTAGCTATAACTTTAACCATAATTTCAGTTGTTGGATGTTCAGCTATGGCGGGAGCTATAGGAGGTGGTGGATTAGGAGATGTAGCTATTAAGCACGGATACTATAGATTTAAGACAGATATCATGATATATACAATAATTATATTAATAATTTTAGTTCAAGTAATACAAAGCTTAGGAAATACATTTTACAGAAAATTTAACAAGTAA
- a CDS encoding methionine ABC transporter ATP-binding protein, with amino-acid sequence MIKVSNLKKIIKDKIILEDINLSIREGEIFGVVGHSGAGKSTLLRCLNGLESYEEGSIKVNGEEIEKLSKKQLRILRKDLGMIFQSFNLLKRKNVFENIALPLEIWGMNKNEINSRVKELLKLVDLEDKADVKPSNLSGGQKQRVAIARALALEPKVLLCDEATSALDPKTTKDILNLLKNINQKLGITIVIVTHQMEVIKEICERVAIMDKGEIKSLGSSEELFLNPDKHLKKLLGEDEVLPKEGINIKIFFTKELSNEGIITNMARELDIDISIVWGKLERFRENVLGSLVVNVSKENKGKICDYLSSKSIVWEVQ; translated from the coding sequence TTGATAAAGGTTTCTAATTTAAAGAAAATAATAAAAGATAAAATAATACTAGAAGATATAAATTTATCTATAAGAGAAGGGGAGATTTTTGGAGTAGTAGGGCATAGTGGAGCTGGTAAATCCACCTTGCTAAGATGCCTAAATGGTTTAGAATCCTACGAAGAAGGAAGCATAAAAGTAAATGGTGAAGAAATAGAAAAGTTGAGTAAAAAACAATTAAGAATTTTAAGAAAAGATTTAGGCATGATTTTTCAAAGTTTTAACTTATTAAAAAGAAAAAATGTTTTTGAAAATATTGCATTACCTTTAGAAATATGGGGAATGAACAAAAATGAAATAAACAGTAGGGTCAAAGAACTTTTAAAGCTCGTAGATCTTGAGGATAAGGCTGACGTTAAACCTAGCAATCTAAGTGGTGGACAAAAGCAAAGAGTAGCTATAGCTAGGGCATTAGCATTAGAACCTAAAGTTCTTTTATGTGATGAAGCTACTTCTGCTTTAGACCCTAAAACTACTAAGGATATACTAAATTTATTAAAAAATATAAATCAAAAATTAGGGATAACAATAGTTATAGTAACTCATCAAATGGAAGTTATAAAGGAAATATGTGAAAGAGTAGCTATCATGGATAAAGGAGAAATAAAAAGCTTAGGATCTTCAGAAGAATTATTTTTAAACCCTGACAAACATTTAAAAAAATTGTTAGGAGAAGATGAGGTATTGCCTAAAGAAGGGATAAATATAAAAATATTTTTTACAAAAGAATTAAGTAATGAAGGTATTATTACTAATATGGCAAGAGAATTAGATATAGATATATCTATAGTTTGGGGTAAACTAGAAAGATTTAGAGAAAATGTTCTTGGAAGTTTAGTAGTTAATGTATCCAAGGAGAATAAAGGAAAAATTTGTGATTATTTATCATCAAAATCTATAGTTTGGGAGGTGCAATAA
- a CDS encoding chitinase, with protein sequence MKSRKITAIILSVLVASGATVSVFTGKNVVQAKDDAKINSVQSKTATNIGIGQEYWGSTVFAPYVDACSYPVFSLTEYAKATGTKHFILGFVVDKNGQPSWGTYYDMEEGPTDYQGGGLLKEIKGLRQMGGDVMVSFGGEANTPLAASIKDVNKLKDAYKKIIKDYGLTHVDFDIEGAWAADNDSIERRSKALALLQKELKAENYPLEIWYTLPVLPTGMTNGVDVVKNAVKNGVELSGVNVMTMCFGYKAPAGTMGDLVIESAKSVHKQLKNIYTQANIGKSDKDIWKMIGVTPMNGLDYSGSILDQNEAREVASFGKTAGMRLIGIWSVNRDDQNPKGSTDYVSITDSSIIQEKFEFGKILSKYDANDGTEIIEKPGTTDPEEPGDGEDGGEVEGVPAYKPQQEYWAGDKVSYKGKIYQAKWWTKGFAPDTAVQNSWDTPWELIGDSDNGTEIPENPGTTDPGDTDDGKDEGETAEIAAYNPNKEYYEGDKVSYKGKIYKAKWWTKGFAPDTKVENSWDTPWQLVK encoded by the coding sequence ATGAAATCACGAAAAATTACTGCAATTATTTTATCTGTATTAGTAGCTTCAGGAGCTACTGTATCAGTTTTCACAGGAAAAAATGTAGTACAAGCTAAAGATGATGCAAAAATTAACAGTGTACAATCTAAAACAGCTACTAATATAGGAATAGGACAAGAGTATTGGGGATCTACTGTTTTTGCTCCTTATGTAGATGCTTGCTCATATCCAGTATTTTCACTTACTGAATATGCAAAGGCAACAGGAACTAAACATTTTATATTGGGATTTGTAGTGGATAAAAATGGACAACCATCCTGGGGAACTTATTATGATATGGAAGAAGGTCCTACTGACTATCAAGGAGGAGGATTATTAAAGGAAATTAAAGGATTAAGACAAATGGGTGGAGATGTAATGGTTTCCTTTGGGGGAGAAGCTAATACTCCGTTAGCAGCATCAATTAAGGATGTTAATAAGTTAAAAGATGCATATAAGAAAATAATTAAAGATTATGGATTAACTCATGTAGATTTTGATATTGAAGGAGCTTGGGCAGCTGATAATGATTCTATAGAAAGACGTTCAAAAGCTCTTGCATTACTTCAAAAGGAACTTAAAGCTGAAAATTATCCGCTTGAAATATGGTATACATTACCTGTATTGCCTACAGGAATGACTAATGGTGTAGATGTAGTGAAAAATGCTGTAAAAAATGGAGTTGAATTAAGTGGAGTAAATGTAATGACTATGTGCTTTGGATATAAGGCTCCAGCTGGAACTATGGGAGATCTAGTTATAGAATCAGCTAAAAGTGTGCATAAACAATTAAAAAATATATATACACAAGCTAATATAGGAAAGAGTGATAAAGATATTTGGAAGATGATAGGTGTTACTCCTATGAACGGTCTAGATTATAGTGGAAGTATACTTGATCAAAATGAAGCAAGAGAGGTTGCGAGTTTTGGTAAAACTGCAGGAATGAGATTAATAGGTATATGGTCTGTCAACAGAGATGATCAAAATCCTAAGGGCTCAACAGATTATGTATCTATAACTGATAGTTCTATAATACAAGAAAAATTTGAATTTGGTAAAATACTTTCAAAATATGATGCAAATGATGGTACAGAAATAATAGAAAAACCAGGTACCACTGACCCAGAAGAACCAGGTGATGGTGAAGATGGAGGAGAAGTAGAAGGTGTTCCTGCATATAAGCCACAACAAGAATATTGGGCAGGAGATAAAGTTAGCTATAAAGGAAAGATTTATCAAGCCAAATGGTGGACAAAAGGGTTTGCACCAGATACAGCAGTACAAAATTCATGGGATACACCATGGGAACTAATAGGGGATTCAGATAATGGTACAGAAATACCAGAAAATCCAGGTACAACTGATCCAGGAGATACAGATGATGGTAAAGATGAAGGAGAGACAGCTGAAATAGCCGCATATAATCCTAACAAAGAATATTATGAAGGAGATAAGGTTAGCTACAAAGGAAAGATTTATAAAGCAAAATGGTGGACAAAAGGATTTGCACCAGATACAAAAGTAGAAAATTCTTGGGATACTCCATGGCAATTAGTAAAATAA
- a CDS encoding HAD-IB family hydrolase — MNIAAFFDIDGTLYREGLITEVFKKLVKYEIIEPERWYNEVRPEYVKWDKRQGNYDNYLLKMADIYIEAIKGLHKSQIEFIAKKVVEQKGDRVYTFTRDSIKWHKQQGHKIITVSGSPYELVREMASKYGFDDFRGAQYVLNKESIYTGDVIPMWDSDSKKKAINELVEKYDIDLNKSYAYGDTSGDFSMFQMVENPICVNPTKELIQKVIESERVKGKTKIIVERKDMVYKLTPDSINLW, encoded by the coding sequence ATGAATATTGCAGCATTTTTTGATATTGATGGAACTTTGTATAGAGAAGGGCTTATAACAGAAGTTTTTAAAAAATTAGTAAAATATGAAATAATAGAACCAGAAAGATGGTATAACGAAGTAAGACCAGAATATGTTAAATGGGATAAAAGACAGGGTAATTATGATAATTATCTTTTAAAAATGGCAGATATATATATAGAAGCTATTAAAGGTCTGCATAAATCTCAAATAGAATTCATTGCAAAAAAAGTAGTGGAACAAAAAGGAGATAGAGTTTATACATTTACTAGAGATAGTATTAAATGGCATAAACAGCAGGGACATAAAATAATAACTGTATCAGGAAGTCCTTATGAATTAGTAAGAGAAATGGCATCTAAGTATGGATTTGATGATTTTAGAGGGGCTCAATATGTACTTAATAAAGAAAGTATTTATACAGGGGATGTTATTCCTATGTGGGATAGTGATAGTAAAAAAAAGGCTATAAATGAATTAGTAGAAAAATATGATATAGATTTAAATAAAAGTTATGCTTATGGAGATACTTCTGGAGATTTTTCTATGTTTCAAATGGTTGAAAATCCTATTTGTGTAAACCCTACAAAAGAATTAATTCAAAAGGTGATAGAGAGTGAAAGAGTAAAGGGAAAGACAAAAATAATAGTAGAAAGAAAAGATATGGTTTATAAACTAACGCCAGATTCTATTAATTTATGGTAA
- a CDS encoding PilZ domain-containing protein codes for MRKKQNIYKSSEYIYIKDDEKRKAIRKECNMYIYYPRVNNESIYESYGEDLAKMEVVDISKVGVKLKSKIELKENDFINFSLRLSEKPSFWCMAIVRRIEKYEDYFIVGCEFLSLTLDQMREIEEYILFIK; via the coding sequence TTGCGGAAAAAACAAAATATATATAAAAGCAGTGAATATATTTATATTAAAGATGATGAAAAAAGAAAAGCTATAAGAAAAGAATGCAATATGTATATATACTATCCTAGAGTAAATAATGAAAGTATATATGAAAGCTATGGTGAAGATTTAGCAAAGATGGAAGTTGTGGATATATCTAAAGTTGGAGTTAAGCTAAAAAGCAAAATCGAATTAAAAGAAAATGATTTTATAAATTTTTCATTAAGGTTATCAGAAAAACCCTCTTTTTGGTGTATGGCTATAGTAAGAAGAATAGAAAAATATGAAGATTATTTTATAGTAGGATGCGAGTTTTTATCTTTAACACTAGATCAAATGAGAGAGATAGAAGAGTATATATTGTTTATCAAATGA
- a CDS encoding ferrous iron transport protein A has protein sequence MSICELLPGQTARISGISGNEKLVKRLMALGCIEGTEISLKKRAPLGDPILINLRGFDLAIRKKDAKFISVDK, from the coding sequence ATGAGTATCTGTGAATTATTACCTGGCCAAACTGCTAGGATTTCTGGTATTTCTGGTAATGAAAAATTAGTCAAAAGACTAATGGCATTAGGCTGTATCGAAGGCACAGAAATATCCCTAAAAAAAAGGGCCCCTTTAGGAGACCCCATACTAATAAATTTAAGGGGATTTGATTTAGCTATAAGAAAAAAGGATGCTAAGTTTATATCCGTAGATAAATAG